Below is a genomic region from Actinoallomurus bryophytorum.
TTGCGGTTGCGCACGATCGCCAGCCGGCGGTCGTCCAGCGTGCCCACGTCGGTGCCGTCCAGCAGGTACCGGCCGGTGCTGGGCACGTCGAGGCAGCCGAGGATGTTCATCAGCGTCGACTTGCCCGAACCGGAGGCTCCCATGATCGCGACGTAGTCGCCCTGCTCGACGGCGATCGAGACGCCGCGCAGCGCGTGGACCGCGGTGTCACCGTCGCCGTACACCTTGGTCACTTCGCGAACGTCGAGGACGGTCATCAGCGGCCTCCGCCACGACCGGCGCCGCCGCCTAGGCCGCCGCCGAGACCGCCACCGCCGCCGGCACCGGGGAACCGGCCGGCCGGGAAGCCGGTGCCGCCCGTCCCGGTGCCCGTGCTGGCGATGAGGACCTGGTCGCCCTCGTTGAGCCCGGACTTGATCTCGGTGCCCTGGTCGCCCTGGGTCCCGGTCTGCACGATCTTGGTGACCTGCTTGCCGGCGGACAGGACCGTCACGGAGCTCTGCCCCCCGGCCGTCCGTACGGCCGCGGTCGGCACGTACAGAACGTTCTCGGCGCTTGCCGTGGTGACCTGGACGGTCGCGGTGGCGCCGATGCGAAGGCCCTTCGGCGGGTCGGTGAGCGTGACCGTGACGCCGTACTGCACCACGTTGTTGGTGGTCGTCGAGGTCTGGTCGATCGCGGTGACCTTGCCCGAGGCCCGGGTCCCCTGCATCGCGTCGAAGGTCACCGACGCCTGCTGCCCCTTCTTGACCTTCGCGACGTCGGACTCGGTGAACTCGCCCTTGATGGCCAGCTTCGTGGTGTCGGCGATCGTGATGAAGCCGCTGCCGGTGCTGCCGCTGGAGGCGCTGGAGGACGTCGTCGACGAGCCGCCACCGCCGGCCGCGCCGCCCGTACCCGTGGAACCGGTGCTGCCGCTGGACGTACTCGAACCGCCCGATCCGCTGGACGAGCCGCCGACCGAACCGTTGACCGCGACGATCGTGCCGCTGAAGGGTGCCTTGAGCTCGGTGCCGTCCAGCGAACGCTGCGCGCTGTCGCGGG
It encodes:
- a CDS encoding efflux RND transporter periplasmic adaptor subunit, whose amino-acid sequence is MKALLRRRRLWINGALALLLVAGVGVAYLSLHDDAGASSPGRIVRVSRGNIVSSVSASGSVASANSRDLAFGASGTVDTIKVQVGDKVKKGRLLATLDDASAQDALQSAQAALSAAEAGDTSTPSGYSSYVQAKAARDSAQRSLDGTELKAPFSGTIVAVNGSVGGSSSGSGGSSTSSGSTGSTGTGGAAGGGGSSTTSSSASSGSTGSGFITIADTTKLAIKGEFTESDVAKVKKGQQASVTFDAMQGTRASGKVTAIDQTSTTTNNVVQYGVTVTLTDPPKGLRIGATATVQVTTASAENVLYVPTAAVRTAGGQSSVTVLSAGKQVTKIVQTGTQGDQGTEIKSGLNEGDQVLIASTGTGTGGTGFPAGRFPGAGGGGGLGGGLGGGAGRGGGR